Proteins encoded in a region of the Candidatus Zixiibacteriota bacterium genome:
- a CDS encoding carbon-nitrogen hydrolase: MKIGFAQFCPLLGEPQANLTNVDRLVREGPEADLLVLPELANSGYNFVSKEQAWETSEEVANSVFVESLAELCRKQQMHLVCGVNERDGDKLFNSSVLVGPEGVVGKYRKMHLFMNEKDIFQPGDSGLPVFDIGLARVGMAICFDWFFPEVWRILALDGADVICHPSNLIIPGLCQRAIPIHALTNHVYIVTANRIGTEDDLTFTGLSTIADPKGELLAQAGADEELVTVVDVDIATARDKTATARNDLFADRRPEEYRRLLNT, translated from the coding sequence TTGAAAATCGGATTCGCACAGTTTTGTCCTCTGTTGGGTGAACCCCAAGCCAATCTGACGAACGTCGACAGGCTGGTACGCGAGGGGCCGGAAGCCGACCTGTTGGTCTTGCCGGAACTTGCCAACAGTGGATACAACTTTGTCTCAAAAGAACAAGCATGGGAAACATCCGAAGAAGTCGCAAATAGCGTCTTCGTCGAAAGCCTGGCAGAGCTTTGTCGAAAACAACAGATGCACCTCGTGTGCGGGGTCAACGAGCGCGATGGTGACAAGTTGTTCAACAGCTCTGTCCTGGTAGGTCCGGAGGGCGTTGTCGGTAAGTACCGCAAGATGCATTTGTTCATGAACGAAAAGGACATCTTCCAGCCGGGCGATTCAGGTCTGCCCGTTTTTGATATCGGCCTAGCCCGAGTCGGGATGGCGATTTGCTTTGACTGGTTCTTCCCGGAAGTATGGAGGATACTGGCCCTTGACGGCGCCGATGTGATCTGTCACCCGTCGAATCTGATTATTCCCGGCCTCTGCCAGCGGGCAATTCCGATTCATGCGCTGACCAACCACGTTTATATCGTAACGGCCAATCGAATCGGAACCGAGGACGATTTGACTTTCACCGGGCTGTCTACTATTGCCGATCCCAAAGGGGAGTTGTTAGCTCAAGCCGGGGCGGATGAAGAGCTGGTCACAGTTGTTGACGTAGACATCGCAACAGCGCGCGACAAGACGGCGACAGCACGGAACGATCTGTTCGCCGATCGCCGACCTGAAGAATATCGACGTCTGCTGAATACTT